Proteins encoded in a region of the Bombyx mori chromosome 23, ASM3026992v2 genome:
- the LOC101744899 gene encoding major facilitator superfamily domain-containing protein 8 isoform X2 — MGWLKGSVGRARHTDAEEDDVNSDKQAPHLEVLETADEKRARWRSVYIIYFTMFQMSLGFSIVLTGVWPYLDKLEPGSQKEILGVAVGANPLGQLLFSPLLGLWANRSGSARAPLLATLALFVLASALYSQLHLTRPHAKYWMVLARFLVGVSSAATLVSERTRAVAIVSLAQVLGFVVGPALQAAAAPLGAGAPYPPPGDFSVPFRLDMYTAAGWINALLGTINFILFLPWCFKEKKIAAREAMIAQGKDSEKEALESLKPDPISSWTLVGAFFVLVFNFVLLETLATSLTMDQFAWSKSQALEYMGALMSAGAVVACLTFAMIGPLTKFFEERALLLWGGFLLTGMASVFCIPWGPGPPPLAPRNATEAGGGCPQLTQPWCASSRGLTLTQFLIGYACVSVGYSLGVTLIQTIFSKVLGPRPQGVWMGVLTGAGCLSRALGPVFVSAVYARRGPDATFGSTAALTLAALFALRLVYARLRPPALTPDPTPAAHEMQPLHKDDT; from the exons ATGGGGTGGCTGAAGGGCTCCGTAGGGAGAGCTCGTCATACGGACGCCGAGGAAGACGACGTTAATTCGGACAAGCAAGCTCCCCATTTGGAAGTTCTGGAGACAGCAGACGAGAAACGCGCGCGGTGGCGCAGCGTGTACATCATCTACTTCACCATGTTCCAGATGTCATTGGGGTTTAGCATCGTGCTGACCGGAGTGTGGCCATACCTCGACAAG TTGGAGCCAGGTTCACAGAAAGAGATTCTTGGCGTGGCGGTGGGTGCCAACCcgctggggcagctgttgttctCTCCGCTGCTGGGGCTGTGGGCGAACCGGTCGGGCTCCGCGCGCGCCCCGCTGCTCGCCACCCTGGCGCTGTTCGTGCTGGCCAGCGCGCTGTACTCGCAGCTTCATCTGACCAGGCCCCACGCCAAGTACTGGATGGTGCTTGCCAGATTTTTAGTAGGAGTCAGCTCGG CCGCCACGCTGGTCAGCGAACGAACCCGAGCCGTGGCCATAGTGTCTCTGGCGCAAGTGCTGGGCTTCGTGGTGGGGCCGGCGCTGCAGGCTGCCGCTGCGCCCCTCGGCGCTGGCGCTCCCTATCCACCACCTGGAGACTTCTCCGTGCCCTTTAGGCTAGATATGTACACTGCTGCGGGCTGGATCAATGCTCTGTTGGGGACcatcaattttatattgttCTTGCCGTGGTGCTTTAAGGAGAAGAAGATTGCTGCCCGAGAAGCTATGATTGCCCAGGGGAAAGATTCAG agAAAGAGGCTTTAGAATCCTTAAAGCCTGACCCAATCAGTAGCTGGACGCTGGTGGGCGCGTTCTTCGTGCTTGTGTTCAACTTCGTGCTGCTGGAGACGCTGGCGACGTCTCTGACCATGGACCAGTTCGCGTGGAGCAAGTCTCAGGCGCTGGAGTACATGGGCGCGCTGATGAGCGCCGGGGCGGTGGTTGCCTGCCTCACGTTCGCGATGATCGGACCTCTGACCAAGTTCTTCGAAGAACG GGCGCTGCTCCTGTGGGGTGGGTTTCTGCTGACGGGTATGGCGTCAGTGTTCTGCATCCCGTGGGGGCCGGGCCCGCCCCCCCTGGCGCCGCGCAACGCCACGGAGGCGGGCGGCGGCTGTCCGCAGCTCACGCAGCCCTGGTGCGCCAGCTCGCGCGGCCTCACCCTCACACAGTTCTTGATCGGCTATGCGTGCGTCTCGGTGGGATATTCTCTCGGAGTCACGCTCATACAAACAATCTTCTCGAAAGTATTGGGCCCGAGACCGCAG GGCGTCTGGATGGGCGTGCTGACCGGCGCGGGCTGCCTGTCCCGCGCGCTGGGCCCCGTGTTCGTGTCGGCGGTGTACGCGCGGCGCGGCCCCGACGCCACCTTCGGCAGCACGGCCGCGCTCACCCTGGCCGCGCTGTTCGCCCTGCGCCTCGTGTACGCACGCCTGCGACCGCCCGCCCTCACCCCCGACCCCACCCCCGCCGCACACGAGATGCAGCCCCTCCACAAAGACGACACGTGA
- the LOC101745616 gene encoding exocyst complex component 1 codes for MKLEEAQMQKEWEVSKESVEEGSSASDEALSALLEEGEGAEQDAERRVRQLGSRLAQLDALNVGGMLAAATESGGAGAALAHRLDGGLRAGAALAQRLARLDHLARAAPHAAHARSGAARADANARALLAELDAIYSWLEPPALRDLDALQEPTLTTAEGRAATLKAAAALRHALRAEPAQPPHRRRLAAVRERLRRLARTKDQMAAALARHLNNALIHLGNEAAHDARPRRHHAELLPYAPFMKWLKDMDEKAYDGLLKVYTSTWARVLEREVRAAGEAARGALLAAPDHAVDHILDQVLSLVETLCNAEQDFCTQFFFLDVDVKSEGSDGERSEGGGEGRVRQGAESRRLMAELFPSVEQELVALVGHVERHDAYGAMRALACVGRRVLGAEGGAAAEGGAAGGAAGGAAGEARWARAALAAAAVAAKRGADRAVADRLAALPDAVKQAARRPKCGVLSFVSELEELSGACEQIFAGSGRRADVERWYVMLGGAMVRAVALAEHPRTPRPVLQLENYHRLQAALAALRLPALDALRRECRQRYTEALRSYVTQYFGRPLEKLTQFFEGVAEAVASGVREDEVCYRAAFSKHELRRVLAMYPAPEVRKSLHRLYRTVEKHLSEEGGLLQVVWRAMQEEFIAQHVALQARVAACYPAAGLALPLSTDDILDAFSDIARQH; via the exons ATGAAGCTCGAAGAGGCGCAGATGCAAAAGGAGTGGGAAGTTTCTAAGGAATCAGTTGAAGAA GGGTCCAGCGCTTCAGATGAAGCATTAAGTGCACTGTTGGAAGAGGGCGAGGGAGCAGAACAAGATGCAGAAAGACGCGTGCGTCAGTTGGGTTCTCGCCTCGCGCAGCTCGATGCGTTGAACGTGGGAGGCATGCTCGCCGCCGCCACCGAGAGCGGGGGCGCCGGCGCCGCGCTGGCACACCGGCTGGACGGCGGGCTGCGCGCCGGCGCCGCACTCGCACAGCGACTCGCGCGACTCGACCACCTCGCCCGCGCCGCGCCGCACGCCGCCCACGCGCGCTCCGGGGCCGCTCGCGCTGACGCCAACGCTCGTGCTTTGCTCGCCGAACTTGACGCGATCTACTCGTGGCTGGAGCCGCCGGCTTTGCGCGACCTCGACGCGCTGCAAGAACCGACGCTGACCACGGCGGAGGGCAGGGCGGCGACCCTCAAGGCGGCCGCGGCCCTGCGCCACGCCCTCCGCGCCGAGCCCGCTCAGCCGCCGCACCGTCGCCGTCTCGCCGCCGTCAGGGAACGACTGCGCCGTCTCGCGCGAACCAAGGATCAG ATGGCGGCGGCGCTGGCGAGACACTTGAACAACGCCCTGATCCACCTCGGCAACGAGGCGGCGCACGACGCGCGCCCGCGCCGCCACCACGCCGAGCTGCTGCCCTACGCTCCCTTCATGAAGTGGCTCAAGGACATGGACGAGAAGGCTTACGACGGACTCCTCAAG GTGTACACGAGCACGTGGGCGCGCGTGCTGGAGCGGGAGGTGCGCGCGGCGGGGGAGGCGGCGCGGGGGGCGCTGCTGGCCGCGCCCGACCACGCCGTGGACCACATCCTCGATCAG GTTTTAAGCCTCGTAGAGACCCTGTGCAACGCGGAACAAGACTTCTGTACTCAATTCTTTTTCTTGGACGTGGACGTTAAG AGTGAAGGAAGCGATGGCGAAAGAAGCGAGGGCGGGGGCGAAGGCCGGGTGCGGCAGGGGGCAGAGTCTCGGCGGCTCATGGCCGAACTGTTCCCCAGCGTCGAGCAGGAACTCGTGGCCCTCGTCGGGCACGTCGAGAGGCACGACGCGTACGGCGCCATGCGCGCGCTGGCCTGCGTGGGGCGGCGCGTGCTGGGCGCGgagggcggcgcggcggcggagggcggcgcggcgggcggcgcggcgggcggcgcggcgggcgAGGCGCGCTGGGCGAGGGCCGCCCTGGCCGCCGCCGCCGTGGCCGCCAAGCGCGGCGCCGACCGCGCCGTGGCCGACCGCCTGGCCGCCCTGCCCGACGCAGTGAAGCAG GCGGCGCGCCGGCCCAAGTGCGGCGTGCTGAGCTTCGTGAGCGAGCTGGAGGAGCTGAGCGGCGCTTGCGAGCAGATCTTCGCGGGCAGCGGGCGGCGCGCCGACGTGGAGCGCTGGTACGTGATGCTGGGCGGCGCCATGGTGCGCGCCGTGGCGCTGGCGGAGCACCCGCGCACGCCGCGGCCGGTGCTGCAGCTGGAGAACTACCACCGGCTGCAGGCGGCGCTGGCGGCGCTGCGGCTGCCCGCGCTGGACGCGCTGCGCCGCGAGTGTCGGCAGCGCTACACGGAGGCGCTGCGCAGCTACGTCACGCAGTACTTCGGCCGCCCGCTGGAGAAGCTCACGCAGTTCTTCGAGGGCGTGGCGGAGGCGGTGGCGTCCGGCGTGCGCGAGGACGAGGTGTGCTACCGCGCCGCCTTCAGCAAGCACGAACTGCGCCGCGTGCTCGCCATGTACCCGGCGCCCGAGG TGCGCAAGTCGCTGCACCGGCTGTACCGCACGGTGGAGAAGCACCTGAGCGAGGAGGGCGGGCTGCTGCAGGTGGTGTGGCGCGCCATGCAGGAGGAGTTCATCGCGCAGCACGTCGCTTTGCAG GCGCGCGTGGCCGCGTGCTACCCCGCCGCCGGGCTGGCGCTGCCGCTGTCCACGGACGACATCCTCGACGCCTTCTCCGACATCGCCCGCCAGCACTGA
- the LOC101744899 gene encoding major facilitator superfamily domain-containing protein 8 isoform X1, with protein MGWLKGSVGRARHTDAEEDDVNSDKQAPHLEVLETADEKRARWRSVYIIYFTMFQMSLGFSIVLTGVWPYLDKLEPGSQKEILGVAVGANPLGQLLFSPLLGLWANRSGSARAPLLATLALFVLASALYSQLHLTRPHAKYWMVLARFLVGVSSANIAVARSYLSAATLVSERTRAVAIVSLAQVLGFVVGPALQAAAAPLGAGAPYPPPGDFSVPFRLDMYTAAGWINALLGTINFILFLPWCFKEKKIAAREAMIAQGKDSEKEALESLKPDPISSWTLVGAFFVLVFNFVLLETLATSLTMDQFAWSKSQALEYMGALMSAGAVVACLTFAMIGPLTKFFEERALLLWGGFLLTGMASVFCIPWGPGPPPLAPRNATEAGGGCPQLTQPWCASSRGLTLTQFLIGYACVSVGYSLGVTLIQTIFSKVLGPRPQGVWMGVLTGAGCLSRALGPVFVSAVYARRGPDATFGSTAALTLAALFALRLVYARLRPPALTPDPTPAAHEMQPLHKDDT; from the exons ATGGGGTGGCTGAAGGGCTCCGTAGGGAGAGCTCGTCATACGGACGCCGAGGAAGACGACGTTAATTCGGACAAGCAAGCTCCCCATTTGGAAGTTCTGGAGACAGCAGACGAGAAACGCGCGCGGTGGCGCAGCGTGTACATCATCTACTTCACCATGTTCCAGATGTCATTGGGGTTTAGCATCGTGCTGACCGGAGTGTGGCCATACCTCGACAAG TTGGAGCCAGGTTCACAGAAAGAGATTCTTGGCGTGGCGGTGGGTGCCAACCcgctggggcagctgttgttctCTCCGCTGCTGGGGCTGTGGGCGAACCGGTCGGGCTCCGCGCGCGCCCCGCTGCTCGCCACCCTGGCGCTGTTCGTGCTGGCCAGCGCGCTGTACTCGCAGCTTCATCTGACCAGGCCCCACGCCAAGTACTGGATGGTGCTTGCCAGATTTTTAGTAGGAGTCAGCTCGG CCAACATAGCTGTGGCCCGCTCGTATCTTTCAGCCGCCACGCTGGTCAGCGAACGAACCCGAGCCGTGGCCATAGTGTCTCTGGCGCAAGTGCTGGGCTTCGTGGTGGGGCCGGCGCTGCAGGCTGCCGCTGCGCCCCTCGGCGCTGGCGCTCCCTATCCACCACCTGGAGACTTCTCCGTGCCCTTTAGGCTAGATATGTACACTGCTGCGGGCTGGATCAATGCTCTGTTGGGGACcatcaattttatattgttCTTGCCGTGGTGCTTTAAGGAGAAGAAGATTGCTGCCCGAGAAGCTATGATTGCCCAGGGGAAAGATTCAG agAAAGAGGCTTTAGAATCCTTAAAGCCTGACCCAATCAGTAGCTGGACGCTGGTGGGCGCGTTCTTCGTGCTTGTGTTCAACTTCGTGCTGCTGGAGACGCTGGCGACGTCTCTGACCATGGACCAGTTCGCGTGGAGCAAGTCTCAGGCGCTGGAGTACATGGGCGCGCTGATGAGCGCCGGGGCGGTGGTTGCCTGCCTCACGTTCGCGATGATCGGACCTCTGACCAAGTTCTTCGAAGAACG GGCGCTGCTCCTGTGGGGTGGGTTTCTGCTGACGGGTATGGCGTCAGTGTTCTGCATCCCGTGGGGGCCGGGCCCGCCCCCCCTGGCGCCGCGCAACGCCACGGAGGCGGGCGGCGGCTGTCCGCAGCTCACGCAGCCCTGGTGCGCCAGCTCGCGCGGCCTCACCCTCACACAGTTCTTGATCGGCTATGCGTGCGTCTCGGTGGGATATTCTCTCGGAGTCACGCTCATACAAACAATCTTCTCGAAAGTATTGGGCCCGAGACCGCAG GGCGTCTGGATGGGCGTGCTGACCGGCGCGGGCTGCCTGTCCCGCGCGCTGGGCCCCGTGTTCGTGTCGGCGGTGTACGCGCGGCGCGGCCCCGACGCCACCTTCGGCAGCACGGCCGCGCTCACCCTGGCCGCGCTGTTCGCCCTGCGCCTCGTGTACGCACGCCTGCGACCGCCCGCCCTCACCCCCGACCCCACCCCCGCCGCACACGAGATGCAGCCCCTCCACAAAGACGACACGTGA
- the LOC101744756 gene encoding uncharacterized protein LOC101744756 encodes MFVTRQIASRFFQQTVRRYHGESHFKPPTMDELPVPKGSWQSHHDANQRRFNAVLLFGIAFTAATFVVAKTSGLVYLNYSPPKSLD; translated from the exons atgttcgtAACACGCCAAATTGCATCTAGGTTCTTCCAACAAACAG TGCGTCGCTACCATGGCGAAAGTCACTTCAAGCCCCCCACCATGGATGAATTACCAGTGCCCAAAGGCTCATGGCAGTCGCACCATGATGCCAACCAACGTCGCTTCAATGCTGTGCTCCTCTTTGGAATTGCATTCACTGCTGCTACATTCGTCGTT GCAAAAACATCAGGACTGGTCTACCTCAACTACTCGCCTCCCAAGTCCCTGGATTAA